The Burkholderia ambifaria AMMD genome includes a region encoding these proteins:
- the katG gene encoding catalase/peroxidase HPI — MSAGTVAAWADGAPRTNDFWWPERLDLSPLRQHDVESNPYGKDFDYAQAFNKLDIEAVKKDIRATLTTSQDWWPADYGNYGPFFIRMAWHGAGTYRTYDGRGGAGGAQQRFEPLNSWPDNANLDKARRLLWPIKKKYGENISWGDLMVLTGNVALESMGFQTFGFGGGREDDWQSDLVYWGAGTKFMSNNRDKNGKLEKPLAATQMGLIYVNPEGPNGNPDPVAAAKDIRDAFGRMAMNDEETLALIAGGHTFGKAHGAASPDKCVGAAPAGAGVEAQGLGWANKCGTGKGADTITSGLEGAWSVDPVHFTMQYLDNLLEHDWVLTKSPAGAHQWMPKDAQDIVPDAHDPSKRHPLMMFTTDIALKVDPAYSAIAKRFHAHPEEFKLAFAKAWFKLTHRDLGPKARYLGKDVPKVDLIWQDPLPVAGYQMIGDADIAELKRRILASGVPKAELIKTAWASAASFRATDYRGGANGARIRLAPENDWAVNDPASLSKVLKSLEGIQSGFNRNRTDGKQVSLADLIVLGGSAAVEDAARKAGYDVKVPFSPGRVDATQAQTDVASFAVLEPTADGFRNYYQKSNERSPAELMVDRASKLDLTVPEMTVLVGGLRALDANAGHSRLGVLTNRPGTLSNDFFVNLLDMSTQWTKSSSADGTYEGRDRKTGALKWTASPVDLVFGSSSELRAVAEVYASDDAHEKFVRDFVQAWTKVMNLDRFDLKRS; from the coding sequence ATGAGTGCCGGCACCGTTGCCGCGTGGGCCGACGGTGCGCCGCGCACGAATGACTTCTGGTGGCCGGAGCGGCTCGATCTTTCGCCGCTGCGTCAGCACGACGTCGAGTCGAATCCGTACGGAAAGGATTTCGATTATGCGCAGGCATTCAACAAGCTCGATATCGAGGCCGTGAAGAAGGATATCCGCGCGACCCTGACGACGTCGCAGGACTGGTGGCCGGCAGACTACGGCAACTATGGACCGTTCTTCATCCGGATGGCGTGGCACGGCGCGGGCACCTATCGCACGTACGATGGCCGTGGCGGCGCCGGCGGCGCACAGCAGCGATTCGAGCCGCTGAACAGCTGGCCCGATAACGCCAATCTCGACAAGGCGCGCCGTTTGTTGTGGCCGATCAAGAAGAAATATGGCGAGAATATTTCGTGGGGCGATTTGATGGTCCTCACCGGCAATGTCGCGCTTGAATCCATGGGTTTTCAAACCTTCGGCTTTGGCGGCGGCCGGGAAGACGACTGGCAATCGGATCTGGTTTACTGGGGCGCCGGCACGAAATTCATGTCGAATAACCGCGACAAGAACGGCAAGCTCGAGAAGCCGCTGGCGGCCACCCAGATGGGGCTGATCTACGTGAACCCGGAAGGTCCGAACGGCAACCCCGATCCCGTCGCCGCGGCAAAGGACATTCGCGACGCGTTCGGCCGCATGGCGATGAATGACGAGGAGACCCTCGCGCTGATCGCGGGCGGTCATACCTTCGGCAAGGCCCATGGCGCGGCGTCGCCCGACAAATGCGTCGGCGCGGCACCGGCGGGCGCGGGCGTCGAAGCGCAAGGCCTGGGCTGGGCGAACAAGTGCGGCACCGGGAAGGGCGCCGACACGATCACGAGCGGCCTTGAAGGCGCATGGTCGGTCGACCCCGTTCACTTCACGATGCAGTATCTCGACAATCTGCTCGAACACGATTGGGTGCTGACGAAGAGCCCGGCAGGCGCTCATCAGTGGATGCCGAAGGACGCGCAGGACATCGTGCCGGACGCACACGATCCGTCGAAGCGACATCCGCTGATGATGTTTACGACCGATATCGCGTTGAAGGTCGATCCCGCGTACAGCGCGATCGCCAAGCGCTTTCACGCGCATCCCGAGGAATTCAAGCTGGCGTTCGCCAAGGCGTGGTTCAAGCTGACGCACCGGGATCTGGGCCCGAAGGCGCGCTATCTGGGCAAGGATGTGCCCAAGGTCGATCTGATCTGGCAGGATCCGCTGCCCGTTGCCGGCTACCAGATGATCGGCGACGCCGATATTGCGGAGCTGAAGCGCAGGATCCTCGCATCGGGGGTGCCGAAGGCGGAACTGATCAAGACCGCGTGGGCGTCCGCGGCCTCGTTCCGTGCCACCGACTACCGAGGCGGCGCGAATGGCGCGCGCATTCGCCTCGCGCCGGAAAACGACTGGGCGGTGAATGACCCGGCGAGCCTGTCGAAAGTGCTGAAGTCGCTGGAAGGCATTCAGTCCGGCTTCAACAGGAACAGAACGGATGGCAAGCAGGTGTCGCTGGCCGACCTGATCGTGCTGGGCGGCAGCGCGGCCGTCGAGGATGCGGCCCGCAAGGCCGGCTACGACGTCAAGGTGCCATTCTCGCCGGGACGCGTCGATGCGACGCAGGCGCAGACCGATGTCGCTTCGTTCGCCGTTCTCGAGCCGACCGCCGACGGGTTCCGCAACTACTATCAGAAAAGCAATGAGCGGTCGCCGGCCGAATTGATGGTCGACCGCGCGAGCAAGCTGGATCTCACCGTTCCGGAGATGACCGTTCTCGTGGGCGGGCTGCGTGCGCTGGACGCCAATGCGGGCCATTCAAGGCTCGGTGTCCTGACCAATCGTCCCGGCACGCTGAGCAACGACTTCTTCGTGAATCTGCTCGACATGTCGACCCAATGGACGAAGTCCTCCAGTGCCGACGGGACTTACGAAGGGCGTGACCGCAAGACGGGCGCGCTCAAGTGGACGGCAAGCCCGGTCGATCTGGTGTTCGGTTCCAGTTCGGAGCTGCGGGCCGTTGCCGAAGTCTATGCGTCGGACGATGCGCACGAGAAGTTCGTACGCGACTTTGTCCAAGCGTGGACGAAAGTGATGAACCTCGATCGCTTCGATCTGAAGCGCAGCTGA
- a CDS encoding M20 aminoacylase family protein: MKLIDSIVAHADELTALRRDIHAHPEVGYDVFRTAELVAERLEQWGYAVTRGVGRTGVVGTLKRGDSARAIGLRADMDALPVQEANTFAHRSTVPGAMHACGHDGHTTMLLGAARHLARHGEFDGTVQLFFQPAEEAGGGARAMIEDGLFERFPVDAVFGLHNWPGIAAGDFAVRPGPLMASTSLFRINLRGAGCHAAMPHLGRDPVFAAGQVLSALQGIVTRNRNPIDGAVLSVTQVHAGEAMNVVPTDAWLGGTVRTFSDATLDLIETRMRAVVAATATAFDCESEVDFQRQYPATVNDAEQTAMAVAVMRELVGDAHVNAAVDPTMAAEDFSFMLREKPGCYAFLGNGAGDHRVHGHGGGPCLLHNASYDFNDALLPVGASYFVRLAERFLGR; encoded by the coding sequence ATGAAACTGATCGATTCCATCGTCGCGCACGCCGACGAACTGACGGCGCTACGCCGCGATATCCATGCCCATCCCGAGGTGGGCTACGACGTGTTCCGCACCGCTGAACTCGTCGCCGAGCGGCTCGAGCAATGGGGTTATGCGGTCACGCGCGGCGTCGGCCGCACCGGCGTGGTCGGCACCTTGAAGCGCGGCGACAGCGCGCGCGCGATCGGCCTGCGCGCCGACATGGATGCGCTGCCCGTGCAGGAGGCCAACACCTTCGCGCATCGTTCGACGGTGCCCGGCGCGATGCATGCGTGCGGCCACGACGGGCACACCACCATGCTGTTGGGGGCCGCGCGCCATCTCGCGCGGCATGGCGAGTTCGACGGCACCGTGCAGCTGTTCTTCCAGCCGGCCGAGGAGGCGGGCGGCGGCGCGCGCGCGATGATCGAGGACGGCCTGTTCGAGCGTTTCCCGGTGGATGCCGTGTTCGGGCTGCACAACTGGCCCGGCATCGCGGCCGGCGATTTCGCGGTGCGGCCGGGGCCGCTGATGGCCTCGACCAGCCTGTTTCGGATCAACTTGCGCGGTGCCGGCTGCCACGCGGCCATGCCGCATCTGGGCCGCGATCCGGTGTTCGCGGCGGGGCAGGTGCTGAGTGCTCTGCAGGGGATCGTCACGCGCAACCGAAATCCGATCGACGGCGCGGTGCTGTCGGTCACGCAGGTGCATGCGGGCGAGGCGATGAACGTGGTGCCGACCGATGCGTGGCTCGGCGGCACGGTGCGGACCTTCTCCGATGCGACGCTCGACCTGATCGAGACGCGCATGCGCGCCGTGGTGGCCGCGACGGCCACGGCCTTCGATTGCGAGAGCGAGGTGGATTTCCAGCGCCAGTATCCGGCTACCGTGAACGACGCCGAGCAGACCGCGATGGCGGTGGCGGTGATGCGCGAGCTGGTCGGCGACGCGCATGTGAACGCCGCCGTCGATCCGACCATGGCGGCGGAGGATTTCTCGTTCATGCTGCGCGAGAAGCCGGGTTGTTATGCGTTCCTCGGGAACGGGGCGGGCGATCATCGCGTGCATGGGCATGGCGGTGGCCCTTGCCTGCTGCATAACGCCAGTTACGACTTCAACGATGCGTTGCTGCCGGTGGGGGCGAGTTATTTCGTGAGGTTGGCGGAGCGGTTTCTGGGGCGGTAG
- a CDS encoding DUF3100 domain-containing protein, with translation MEHALGIERRELGGAATAKVLLYAAGILLVAEWIGSFTFKLGPGKVVLLPMIWALLLGAAVGLASARWNSSARLSVPDQFFAAAILQPALLLFVSKLGLMVGSALPKLASAGWALAFQEFGHFVGTILLGLPLALLLGIKREAIGATFSVGREPSLAIIGEKYGMDSAEGRGVLAEYLTGTVFGAVFIAVFAGFVSSLGIFDPLALAMGSGVGSGSMMAAASGAIAAQQDPEMAKSVLAFAAASNLITTTIGTYFTLFISLPLAVWGYRVLEPLIGRTTKASAQPEAASPSLGDVRTEAPALGYGGKLLAWIVTAAMALVCDWIAHGTTPLVGLPGIAIMVCATIVGDALARVTGRRIPAVCWVSVVAMFLTSPWSPWASQIAALSSHNDFLGVTTPMLVFAGLSIAKDIPAFRRLGWRIVLVSFVANAGTFIGATLVAQLFHI, from the coding sequence ATGGAACACGCATTGGGTATCGAGCGCCGCGAGCTTGGCGGCGCGGCCACCGCCAAGGTCCTGCTTTACGCGGCCGGCATCCTGCTGGTCGCCGAATGGATCGGCTCATTCACGTTCAAGCTCGGGCCGGGCAAGGTCGTGCTGCTGCCGATGATCTGGGCACTGCTGCTCGGCGCCGCGGTGGGGCTGGCCAGCGCGCGCTGGAACAGCAGCGCGCGCCTGAGCGTGCCCGACCAGTTCTTCGCGGCCGCGATCCTGCAGCCGGCGCTGCTGCTGTTCGTCTCCAAGCTCGGGCTGATGGTGGGCAGCGCGCTGCCCAAGCTGGCGTCGGCGGGCTGGGCGCTGGCCTTCCAGGAATTCGGCCACTTCGTCGGCACCATCCTGCTCGGCCTGCCGCTCGCGTTGCTGCTCGGCATCAAGCGCGAGGCGATCGGCGCGACCTTCTCGGTGGGCCGCGAGCCGAGCCTCGCGATCATCGGCGAGAAGTACGGCATGGATTCGGCCGAGGGCCGCGGCGTGCTGGCCGAGTACCTGACCGGCACCGTGTTCGGTGCGGTGTTCATCGCCGTGTTCGCGGGTTTCGTGAGCAGCCTCGGCATCTTCGATCCGCTCGCGCTGGCGATGGGCTCGGGCGTCGGCTCGGGCAGCATGATGGCGGCCGCCTCGGGCGCGATCGCCGCGCAGCAGGACCCGGAGATGGCGAAATCGGTGCTCGCCTTCGCCGCGGCCAGCAACCTGATCACCACCACCATCGGCACTTACTTCACGCTATTCATCTCGCTGCCGCTCGCGGTCTGGGGCTATCGCGTGCTGGAGCCGCTGATCGGACGCACCACCAAGGCATCGGCGCAGCCCGAAGCGGCCAGCCCGTCGCTGGGCGACGTGCGGACCGAGGCGCCCGCGCTCGGCTACGGCGGCAAGCTGCTGGCCTGGATCGTGACGGCCGCGATGGCGCTGGTGTGCGACTGGATCGCCCATGGCACCACACCGCTGGTGGGACTGCCGGGAATCGCGATCATGGTGTGCGCGACGATCGTCGGCGATGCGCTGGCGCGCGTGACGGGGCGCAGGATTCCGGCGGTCTGCTGGGTATCGGTGGTGGCGATGTTCCTGACCTCGCCGTGGTCCCCATGGGCTTCGCAGATCGCCGCGCTCAGCTCGCACAACGATTTCCTCGGGGTGACCACGCCGATGCTGGTGTTCGCGGGGCTGTCGATCGCCAAGGACATTCCGGCCTTCCGGCGGCTTGGCTGGCGCATCGTGCTGGTGTCCTTCGTGGCCAATGCCGGCACCTTCATCGGCGCGACCCTGGTGGCGCAGCTGTTCCATATCTGA
- a CDS encoding aldehyde dehydrogenase family protein, whose translation MTQHADQLLAAFAHFFPGAATIGSYIDGELVAGQGDTIQLYDAATGEATLAYRDAGAAVIDHAAESARRAQREWWALTHAARGRVMQEVARAIRAEAEAIARLEALGSGKPIRDCRGEVGKVAEMFEYYAGWTDKFYGSVIPVPTSHLNYTRREPAGVVLQITPWNAPVFTCGWQVAPAVAMGNGVLLKPSELTPFTSLAVARLGERAGLPRGLVNVLAGFGHTAGQAAIAHRVVSKAVFVGSPATGARIAEAAARRVLPCVLELGGKSANIVFADADLKRAALTAQAAIFAGAGQSCVAGSRLLVQRAVYDEFVAMVAAGAKKIRVGAPLDDATEVGPINNRKQYDHVMSMIARGVAAGATLACGSAEPVGEGRGGYFVAPTVLTGVSNAMEVARTEIFGPVVAAIPFDTEDEAIAIANDTDFGLAGAAWTTDVARAHRVAAQVNAGTFWVNGYKTINVASPFGGYGMSGYGRSSGVEALYEYTQTKSVWVETAEAPPTAFGYL comes from the coding sequence ATGACCCAGCACGCAGACCAGTTGCTCGCCGCCTTCGCGCATTTCTTCCCCGGCGCCGCCACGATCGGCTCGTATATCGACGGCGAGCTCGTCGCCGGCCAGGGCGACACGATCCAGCTGTACGATGCGGCGACGGGCGAGGCCACGCTCGCCTATCGCGACGCCGGCGCAGCCGTGATCGACCATGCCGCCGAAAGCGCGCGCCGCGCGCAACGCGAATGGTGGGCGCTCACGCATGCCGCGCGCGGCCGCGTGATGCAGGAGGTGGCGCGCGCGATCCGCGCCGAGGCCGAGGCGATCGCTCGGCTGGAGGCGCTGGGCTCGGGCAAGCCGATCCGCGACTGTCGGGGCGAGGTGGGCAAGGTCGCCGAGATGTTCGAGTACTACGCGGGCTGGACCGACAAGTTCTACGGCAGCGTGATCCCGGTGCCGACCTCGCACCTCAACTACACGCGCCGCGAGCCGGCCGGCGTGGTGCTGCAGATCACACCCTGGAACGCGCCGGTGTTCACCTGCGGCTGGCAGGTGGCGCCCGCGGTGGCGATGGGCAACGGCGTGCTGCTCAAGCCCTCGGAGCTGACGCCCTTCACCTCGCTGGCGGTCGCCCGACTCGGCGAGCGGGCCGGGCTGCCGCGCGGCCTGGTCAACGTGCTGGCCGGCTTCGGTCACACCGCGGGGCAGGCCGCGATCGCGCATCGCGTGGTGAGCAAGGCGGTATTCGTCGGCTCGCCGGCCACCGGCGCGCGCATCGCCGAGGCCGCCGCGCGCCGCGTGCTGCCGTGCGTGCTGGAGCTGGGCGGCAAGTCGGCCAATATCGTGTTCGCCGACGCCGACCTCAAGCGCGCCGCGCTGACCGCCCAGGCGGCGATCTTCGCCGGCGCGGGCCAGAGCTGCGTGGCCGGCTCGCGTCTGCTGGTGCAGCGCGCCGTCTACGACGAATTCGTCGCGATGGTGGCTGCCGGGGCGAAGAAGATCCGCGTCGGTGCACCGCTCGACGATGCGACCGAGGTGGGCCCGATCAACAATCGCAAGCAGTACGACCACGTGATGTCGATGATCGCGCGCGGCGTGGCGGCGGGCGCCACGCTCGCCTGCGGTTCGGCCGAGCCCGTCGGGGAGGGCCGCGGCGGCTACTTCGTGGCGCCGACCGTGCTGACCGGCGTGTCGAACGCGATGGAGGTCGCGCGCACCGAGATCTTCGGGCCGGTGGTGGCGGCCATCCCGTTCGACACCGAGGACGAGGCGATCGCGATCGCCAACGACACCGACTTCGGCCTGGCCGGCGCGGCCTGGACCACCGACGTGGCGCGCGCGCATCGCGTGGCCGCGCAGGTGAATGCCGGCACCTTCTGGGTCAACGGCTACAAGACCATCAACGTGGCCTCCCCGTTCGGCGGCTACGGCATGAGCGGCTACGGCCGCTCGAGCGGAGTCGAGGCGCTGTACGAATACACGCAGACCAAGAGCGTGTGGGTCGAGACGGCCGAAGCGCCGCCCACCGCGTTCGGTTATCTGTAA
- a CDS encoding NAD(P)-dependent oxidoreductase — MRSRRMKTVGVIGLGNMGRGMAGSLRRGDYTVLGYDAAPGVALALAEQAVLSARDSVAEIARDADVLLLSLPTSAVVEAVVLGAGGVLENARPGSIVIDTTTADPDSTRRVAAALAERGIGFVDGPVSGGPKGAATATMTMVLGGSDSDIAAVEPILAAISAKRVHVGPVGAGHVTKLLNNLLTGVHLLAASEAVRTARAAGVDPEKLVEALNGGSGRNSATLTNYPTWIFNGKFDSGFTMKLMRKDVRLALGLLDQFDSVAPVAREAARVWAASEVSVADGEDFNRIVDFVDPA, encoded by the coding sequence ATCAGGAGTCGTCGGATGAAAACGGTGGGCGTGATCGGTCTGGGCAACATGGGGCGCGGCATGGCTGGTTCGCTGCGGCGCGGCGACTACACGGTGCTTGGCTACGACGCGGCGCCGGGCGTGGCGCTCGCGCTGGCCGAGCAGGCGGTGCTGTCGGCGCGCGATTCGGTGGCCGAAATCGCGCGCGACGCCGACGTGTTGCTGCTGTCGCTGCCGACGTCGGCGGTGGTCGAGGCGGTGGTGCTGGGCGCGGGCGGCGTGCTCGAGAACGCGAGGCCGGGCAGCATCGTGATCGATACCACCACGGCCGATCCGGACAGCACGCGGCGCGTGGCGGCGGCGCTGGCCGAGCGCGGCATCGGCTTCGTCGACGGCCCGGTGAGCGGCGGCCCGAAGGGCGCGGCCACCGCCACCATGACGATGGTGCTGGGCGGCTCGGACAGCGATATCGCGGCCGTCGAGCCGATCCTCGCGGCGATCAGCGCCAAGCGCGTGCATGTGGGCCCGGTGGGCGCCGGCCACGTCACCAAGCTGCTCAACAATCTGCTGACCGGCGTGCACCTGCTGGCCGCCAGCGAGGCGGTGCGCACCGCGCGCGCGGCCGGCGTCGATCCGGAAAAGCTGGTCGAGGCGCTCAACGGCGGCTCCGGCCGCAACAGCGCGACGCTGACCAACTACCCGACCTGGATCTTCAACGGCAAGTTCGATTCCGGCTTCACCATGAAGCTGATGCGCAAGGACGTTCGGCTCGCGCTCGGGTTGCTCGACCAGTTCGACAGCGTCGCTCCCGTGGCGCGCGAGGCGGCGCGCGTGTGGGCCGCCAGCGAGGTATCGGTCGCCGACGGCGAGGACTTCAACCGCATCGTCGACTTCGTCGACCCGGCCTGA
- a CDS encoding LysR family transcriptional regulator has translation MSDTLTDSRIVYFYEAVRCGTIRAAADWLDVAPSAVSRQIGLLEKELDATLVERHARGVTPTDAGRCVIEYFREQLAHRDDLISRLQELRGLKTGQVSLVLGEGFVSDLLAGPMQQFCRQFPGIRVNLDVGSTNDVIRKISNDEGEIGLVYNPPAEPKLVSRASKRQPMMAIVGPDFPRRSHKVLTVQQLATYPMAATHPSYGTRQMMEAVEYAERVRLAPIITTNSFAILKEFVKSGLGISVMPAFAVAAELQAKELFAIEIAHPILENAEAHMVTRVGRKLSVAANKMLQMMTGQMRAFR, from the coding sequence ATGAGCGACACCCTTACCGACAGCCGGATCGTCTATTTCTATGAGGCCGTGCGCTGCGGGACGATCCGCGCCGCGGCCGACTGGCTCGACGTGGCGCCCTCGGCCGTGAGCCGCCAGATCGGGTTGCTGGAGAAGGAGCTCGACGCCACCCTGGTCGAGCGCCACGCGCGCGGCGTGACGCCCACCGACGCTGGACGCTGCGTGATCGAGTATTTCCGCGAGCAGCTCGCGCATCGCGACGACCTGATCTCGCGCCTGCAGGAGCTGCGCGGGCTCAAGACCGGCCAGGTCAGCCTGGTGCTCGGCGAGGGCTTCGTCTCGGATCTACTGGCCGGGCCGATGCAGCAGTTCTGCCGGCAGTTCCCCGGGATCCGTGTCAACCTCGACGTGGGCAGCACCAACGACGTGATCCGCAAAATCTCGAACGACGAGGGCGAGATCGGCCTGGTCTACAACCCGCCCGCCGAGCCCAAGCTGGTGTCGCGCGCGTCGAAGCGGCAGCCGATGATGGCGATCGTCGGCCCCGACTTCCCGCGCCGCAGCCACAAGGTGCTGACGGTGCAGCAGCTCGCCACCTACCCGATGGCGGCCACCCACCCGTCCTACGGCACGCGGCAGATGATGGAGGCCGTGGAATACGCCGAGCGCGTACGGCTCGCGCCGATCATCACCACCAATTCCTTCGCGATCCTGAAGGAATTCGTGAAATCGGGGCTCGGCATCTCGGTGATGCCGGCTTTCGCGGTGGCGGCCGAACTGCAGGCCAAGGAACTGTTCGCGATCGAGATCGCGCATCCTATCCTCGAGAACGCCGAGGCGCACATGGTCACGCGCGTGGGCCGCAAGCTCTCGGTGGCCGCCAACAAGATGCTGCAGATGATGACGGGGCAGATGCGGGCGTTCCGTTAG
- a CDS encoding HrpB1 family type III secretion system apparatus protein — MIETLKDDQIATGMMHVLWAGAALDTLSDVLDLLDAMAVLRPGDGGMREVLAWWHVRARAWGEALSELRRVERGGVLSSRGMALAAVCLYALGDAAWRTYAYAAAYRSDDVMATRTAHALLAAPGVERA, encoded by the coding sequence ATGATCGAGACGTTGAAAGACGACCAGATCGCTACGGGAATGATGCACGTGCTGTGGGCCGGTGCGGCGCTCGATACGTTGTCCGACGTATTGGACCTGCTCGACGCCATGGCGGTGCTGCGCCCCGGGGACGGGGGGATGCGCGAGGTGCTGGCGTGGTGGCATGTGCGCGCGCGTGCGTGGGGCGAGGCGCTGAGCGAATTGCGCCGCGTCGAGCGCGGCGGCGTGCTTTCGTCGCGCGGCATGGCGCTCGCGGCCGTTTGCTTGTATGCGCTTGGCGATGCGGCGTGGCGCACCTATGCCTATGCGGCGGCTTACCGATCCGACGACGTCATGGCGACGCGCACCGCTCACGCCTTGCTTGCGGCGCCCGGCGTGGAGCGCGCGTAA
- the sctT gene encoding type III secretion system export apparatus subunit SctT, protein MSEITFASIESSHQLVRFLIVLGLCSERLMVLMMIFPPTSDNVVQGRVRTALALLWGSFVAYGQRGLLEQGDATILVGIGLKEALIGVGLGFAASTVFWAAESVGTYVDDLTGFNQLQMQNPSQGQQTSLTSTLLSQFAIAAFWCLGGMTFLLGAIYESYTWWPLGSLAPAGGSVLESFVLLKTDSLMETVAKLATPMMLMLLLIDIGFGFTGKVSQKLDLPSLAQPVKGALTILMLALLAAIFIDQVRDQLSLVGVAAEARAIAGGR, encoded by the coding sequence ATGAGCGAGATCACCTTTGCATCGATCGAATCGAGCCACCAACTGGTCAGGTTTCTGATCGTGCTCGGCCTTTGCAGCGAGCGATTGATGGTGCTGATGATGATCTTTCCGCCCACGTCCGACAACGTCGTGCAGGGCCGCGTGCGCACCGCGCTCGCGCTGCTGTGGGGCAGCTTCGTCGCATACGGGCAGCGCGGCCTGCTCGAGCAGGGGGATGCGACGATACTCGTCGGTATCGGCCTGAAGGAGGCGCTGATCGGCGTCGGGCTCGGCTTCGCGGCATCGACGGTGTTCTGGGCCGCGGAAAGCGTCGGCACGTACGTCGACGATCTGACCGGCTTCAATCAACTGCAGATGCAGAACCCGAGCCAGGGGCAGCAGACGTCGCTGACGTCGACGCTCCTGAGCCAGTTCGCGATTGCGGCGTTCTGGTGTCTCGGCGGCATGACGTTTCTGCTCGGCGCGATTTACGAGTCGTACACCTGGTGGCCGCTCGGCAGCCTCGCGCCCGCGGGCGGCTCGGTACTCGAATCGTTCGTGCTTTTGAAGACCGATTCGCTGATGGAAACGGTGGCGAAGCTGGCAACGCCGATGATGCTGATGCTGCTGTTGATCGACATCGGCTTCGGCTTTACGGGAAAGGTATCGCAAAAGCTCGATCTGCCGTCGCTCGCGCAGCCCGTGAAAGGCGCGCTCACGATTCTGATGCTTGCGCTGCTGGCGGCCATCTTCATCGATCAGGTGCGCGATCAGCTTTCGCTCGTGGGCGTGGCCGCCGAGGCACGGGCGATCGCGGGCGGCAGATAA
- a CDS encoding type III secretion system protein, with the protein MKDRRVAAFERVLSRRRQLDRNLNAALGALRGELQALAGVLEECRAAVRAHAAELAAHDGKIDTMLGGASFRADAYLKLREFRSHAAEQHAMLEAQADQAGQALAAKHAQIGAMRTDILRNRARIDIYGKRRDALVKAIELAIEDAQDEETSENRRPSPAF; encoded by the coding sequence ATGAAAGACCGCCGCGTTGCCGCGTTCGAGCGCGTGCTCTCGCGCCGCCGCCAGCTCGATCGCAATCTCAATGCGGCGCTCGGCGCTTTGCGCGGCGAGTTGCAGGCGCTCGCGGGCGTATTGGAAGAGTGCCGGGCGGCGGTGCGCGCGCATGCGGCCGAGCTGGCTGCGCACGACGGCAAGATCGACACGATGCTCGGCGGCGCATCGTTCAGGGCGGACGCGTATCTGAAGCTGCGCGAATTCCGCTCGCATGCGGCCGAGCAGCACGCGATGCTCGAAGCACAGGCGGATCAGGCCGGGCAGGCGCTGGCGGCGAAGCACGCGCAGATCGGCGCGATGCGCACGGACATTCTGCGCAACCGCGCGCGCATCGACATCTACGGCAAGCGGCGCGACGCGCTCGTCAAGGCCATCGAGCTGGCGATCGAGGACGCGCAGGACGAGGAAACATCGGAGAACCGCCGGCCCAGTCCGGCGTTTTGA